Genomic window (Pradoshia sp. D12):
TTTTTGTGTTGTTTTTATAGGGACCAGGGAGGATTTTGGATACTTGTTAGAGCTGGATGGGTGAGGAGTCGGGAAGGATCTTTCGTCAAGGATACTACCTTAAAGACTTGTGGAAGCTATAGAAAAGCTGCGCTATTCAACACCTATGGGACATCTATACTCGGGGGAAGGTGGGTGAAGTGTGGAAGAAAGCAGTTATGCTCCACCTATGAAGCACCTACGCCCGATCTATCACCTACCTGCTCCCCACCTATCCCCGAAATAAAGATACGAAAAAGACAAAGGAAGCCATCTATCAAATACTAATGATTCCCCTTTCCTGGGGTTATGTAATTAAAGCTACGAATAGTTGAGCTATGCCAATTTCAAGAACACACCCCAGCATTTTGCTACAACATTTAAGCCGTGAATTCCAAAGGTTTCTACATGAATTATTCCTCAAAGATATTTATATGTTGGACATTTTGAAAGACATACAACGAAATTCACTTGTGGGCATAGAATAATATATAAATTTAAAATATTGTATACAGTTTGTGGCCGGGGGCGATACTAAGAGGTATGGAGGTGTAGTAAATGGCCAACTGCGAGCGTGAAACAAATGATCATCTTAACGAAGAATGTGCAATCTGTGAATCGACGAAAAAAAAGGGAATGCATCTATATAATATTTTTATTTGCTCGGAATGTGAGGATGTGTTAATTCATACAGAAACAAATGACCCTTTGTATAATGAGCATGTAGAGAAGTTGAAGAAAATGAATATTTCCAGTATTTACTCATAAAACTTGAATACCGCTATACTCCATCCTTATAATATAGTCAGCTGGCCCCTTCAACCGGAAGGAGCCTTTTTATTTGTTGGAAAAGGAGGCGTGTATGAGTGGCGGAAAAAATAATTAAAGTACCAATATTAGATATGCTGGAGAAACACCGAAATAAGAAGTCCATATCCATGCATGTTCCAGGCCATAAAAATGGTGTTGTCCTGCCTATTGAGGCTCCTCGGAGTTTTAGTTCGGTCCTGTCATGGGATGTGACAGAACTTGCAGGATTAGATGATTTGCATGAACCAGAAGAGGGTATTAAAGAGGCTGAAGCATTATTAGCGAAGTTTTATCAGACTAAAAAAAGTTACTTTCTTGTGAATGGAACAACTGTCGGTAATCTTGCGATGATCTTGGCTAGTATTGAGCCTGGAGATAAAGTCCTTGTACAAAGGAATTGCCATAAATCTGTGATGAATGGATTAAAACTAGCTAAAGCTAACCCAATATTTCTGACGCCTGTTATAGAATCTGATATTTCAATTGGTGTTCCATATGAAACAATTTATAATAGTTTGAATGATCATCTGGATGTAAAAGCAATTATTCTTACATATCCTAATTATTATGGGTTGGGAGTAGATCTGGCATCTATCATTAAGCGAGCTCATAAAAAGGGTATTCTAGTTTTAGTTGATGAAGCGCATGGTGCCCACTTTGCGGCAGGTGCTCCTTTTCCGCCATCTGCTGTCAATTTGGGGGCAGATATAGTTGTTCACTCAGCTCACAAAACCCTGCCTGCTATGACAATGGGCTCCTATTTACATATAAACAGTGAATTGGTAAACCAAGAGCGTGTGGAAGGGTATTTAAGAATGCTGCAATCAAGCAGCCCATCTTATCCAATTATGATGTCTCTAGATTTAGCGAGGGCTTATTTAGAGAGCTATTCAGAAAAG
Coding sequences:
- a CDS encoding sigma factor G inhibitor Gin; this encodes MANCERETNDHLNEECAICESTKKKGMHLYNIFICSECEDVLIHTETNDPLYNEHVEKLKKMNISSIYS
- a CDS encoding aminotransferase class I/II-fold pyridoxal phosphate-dependent enzyme, which gives rise to MAEKIIKVPILDMLEKHRNKKSISMHVPGHKNGVVLPIEAPRSFSSVLSWDVTELAGLDDLHEPEEGIKEAEALLAKFYQTKKSYFLVNGTTVGNLAMILASIEPGDKVLVQRNCHKSVMNGLKLAKANPIFLTPVIESDISIGVPYETIYNSLNDHLDVKAIILTYPNYYGLGVDLASIIKRAHKKGILVLVDEAHGAHFAAGAPFPPSAVNLGADIVVHSAHKTLPAMTMGSYLHINSELVNQERVEGYLRMLQSSSPSYPIMMSLDLARAYLESYSEKDKEYLIEQIESFKQYLRRHEELCIFESENSDIQDPLKLVLYHKNGMSGFELQKLMEQAGIYSELTDELHVLLVLPLLKKSQPYSVDDIIQRLERINWITGEQTRISLASNPLKNKQQHMESVLAISYEEMDIMPRKRISLAHACGEISAETIVPYPPGIPLIQKGEIITYDMVQKCTSLLTQGAKIQGGVYLKQQQIEVFV